The following nucleotide sequence is from Trifolium pratense cultivar HEN17-A07 linkage group LG2, ARS_RC_1.1, whole genome shotgun sequence.
AGTGAAGGATGGGAGGCGATTTACGTTTATGCTTCAACTCAGTTTTGGATTAtatctaattttgattttcACTTTCTCCAAGAATGGGATGAAAAGTTAGGCTCTGTAGATAGATACTCCCGCTCCCGCCTCCAAAATTCTCTTTTGCACAATATTTATTTAGGAgtagtttttttggtttaatttagggtcatgctaaccggtgccccaggggcactagttaaggaaaccaaaattagaaagttttgaaaagaaaataacactttttaaactttcgagaagttgactgcacaaattccaatgccaaattactatttttgcatccttaactagtgccccgggggcactgtttagcatttttctttaatttaatgtaatatttttattgaaatttttaaaataactttttaatttgtattgaaACTTTACAATGTTCAAAAAATTAGAACAATTAATAAGAGTACTTTTGAAAGAATATACATCATCAGAAAATCCactgtcaaaaaaattaataataataataataataaacccacggtcaaaaaaattaaattctttgaTTAATGGACTTTTTTATGGacttttatcaaaaaaaaaaacctattttgACCTATAAAATACCTTTTTCTGCAGCATAAACCCTTTTTGTCACTGTTAGTCAATTCACTTTTCTTTTATAAACCCTTTTTGTCGCCGTTAGTTCCCATCTCTTTGGAATCTCTTCAACATGTCTCCTCCTCGAGGTATCACAAAACTCTACTAACCTTTCTCTGATCATACACACttcttaattatttgtttatttattttgaatacAAGAGTACCCTTTTGTTTATTTTCCAATATATCAATTGAGTTTGTTAAATTATTAGTTAATTCAaaagaaattttggattttggactctttgatgatgtttttgttgTATTTCACTCCTTAAAATCAAGggcttaaatatgatttttgtcCCTGCATGTATGCCTCGTTTTGGATTAATTAATTGACTATGTTTTTATAGTAATAGGCTCAAATGAAtgatttttactgttttttaatGAAGTGTGTAGTGTTTGAATAATGTGTATAGTAGTGCACTAGCTGGTTTTTCTTGTTGGATTTGTGCAGGTCGCGGTGGTTCTGGACTGGTGGAGGGTTCAGAGGACGAGGAGGTGACAGAGGCGGTCGAGGCAATGGTGGAGGTCGAGGCTTTGGTTGTGGAAGAGGAGGAGATTTTAAACCTCGTGGTAAGGTTAGAGGTGTAGGAGGAAGAGGACCCCGTGGAAGACCAATGAATCGTTGTCATGGTAGTGTCAAAGGTGGAATGAAAGGAGGAAGCAAGGTTGTTCTTGAGCCTCATAGACATGAAGGTATTTTCCTTGTTAGGGATAGTAAAGGAGATGCTCTCGTTACTAAGAATCTTGTTCCTGGTGAAGCTGTTTACAATGAGAAGAGAGTTAATGTGCACGTAATTTTATTTCTCCTCTCTTTAGCAGTTTatggttttaatttatttagaaCTTCTTATATATGAGTATAGTTGTAGTTATATGGAATCTTgtagttttaagttttaacataTCTTGCAACGTCTTAGGTTAATTGGAATATTCTGTTTGTTTATGTAGACTGGAGTTGTGTATGCAGTAGAATTCTCCCACGAAAGTGGACTTGATTTGGTAAATATGGCGAAGAAACTTACTAATGTTATTCCCATTATTGAAGATGCTAGACATCCAGAAAAGTATAAAGAGTTAGTTGGCATTGTAGATGTCATATTTTCTGATGTTGCTCAGCCTGATCAGGTTTGGTTTAAGTTTTCGCTAATTTATCATAAAGGAGGATGTTACAATATCAGTGCATATGATGAGTTGCTCGGATTCCCCTTCAAGACTTCATGAATGATGTAGACCCGAGATACTGATgcacataaaaaaatttgtttgtttttctttttctatatttctacattgtgttgttattttttatttataccGAAGAAAAGTTTTGAAAAATACACTGCTACCAAAATAGTAGTGGGTTGAACCTCGATGTATCAGTTTTGTTTGTACTAATTAGAAGAGTATTGCAGGCAAGAATTTTAGGGCTAAATGCTTCTTATTATCTTAAAGCTGGAGGGCATTTTGTTATATCCATCAAGGTTTGTTCAGAAACCAAATTTGAAATCACTTTTATCACAATAATTTATTAGCTGAAGAATTCCTTAGTGGCTGTTTAGTTTTGCCAAAGTTATCACAAATTTGATGACTTTTATCATAACTATATCGCTTTTCAACATGTTTCTTGTTTACAATAGTTTTCTATTGGAAACATtaatattgaaaacaaaattgtttttctatttttttccttctacgTATGTATttcaaatacaataaaaaagatCATATTCAAATAAATACACTAGAATTTTCTATAAGGCTTAGCTTATTGGCAATGTCGATATTGCTAGGCTGAACGGCTGAACCTGTGTTATCAAATATTTGCCGTTGTGGATATTGAGGCGGGTTTTGGCTCTCTCCCATTGCGAATTTCGGCCGATATTGATAGCAGGATTTAAGGCTCTCCGCCATTTGCCATCGAACACTGGGTTGGACACCTTCAATTGGATTCGAATTCTAGGCCTCACACAGTTGTGTGTGATTTTCATCTAAAATCAAGCTGACtcgatttattttgttttatgataGGCAAATTGCTTAGATTCGACAATACCTGCAGATGCAGTGTTCCACAGTGAAGTGAAAAAGTTGAGGGCAGATCAATTTAAGCCATTTGAGCAAGGTACTATTGAACCATTTGAGACGGACCATGCTTTTGTTGTTGGTGGATACAGAATGCTTACGAAGAAAAATGATGCTGAATAGCTTGTTTTTGCGAAGGCATGCACTATTTACCAATATATGGCATGCCAATAACTTAGAAGTTTTTGTCCTAGAATGCGTTGCTTCTAAACGATAAACTAGTGGTTTTTATATTTGCTGCCAATGCAAGTGATTAGACTAAAGTTATATTTGCTTCAGTTGATAGGGGTGTTTTAGAAGGAGTCTTTTAGAGGATTTGTCTCTAGCATTGCTCACGGTTTGTATACCGTTTGAATGTTTTAAATATTAGTTTCTCCCACCTAcatgaaaaacaaaatagattGAGCGAGTATTTTGTAGAATGCCGGTGTCGTATTCTTTGTGTCTAAGTAACATAACTCATAAATTTCACGCCCTTTGACACCACAGAAAGGGATAAGAGCTGATTGCTGGCTATGACTTGGTG
It contains:
- the LOC123904766 gene encoding putative rRNA 2'-O-methyltransferase fibrillarin 3; amino-acid sequence: MSEGWEAIYVYASTQFWIISNFDFHFLQEWDEKLGSHKPFLSLLVNSLFFYKPFLSPLVPISLESLQHVSSSRSRWFWTGGGFRGRGGDRGGRGNGGGRGFGCGRGGDFKPRGKVRGVGGRGPRGRPMNRCHGSVKGGMKGGSKVVLEPHRHEGIFLVRDSKGDALVTKNLVPGEAVYNEKRVNVHTGVVYAVEFSHESGLDLVNMAKKLTNVIPIIEDARHPEKYKELVGIVDVIFSDVAQPDQARILGLNASYYLKAGGHFVISIKAERLNLCYQIFAVVDIEAGFGSLPLRISADIDSRI